From Gossypium raimondii isolate GPD5lz chromosome 11, ASM2569854v1, whole genome shotgun sequence:
AAATTAGACCcgtttttctaatttgtacttttttatattatataatttataacacaattaagatgattatatataaaactataaaaaaaaacatcaaatattaaattaaaataaatataaatatatttaaaaataataatattagcaaacttaaaatgagtttgggttagccatttataaatatgggtagattttgacaaaaagaaattttgatttctcAATATATCTAACGGAGTGAGTCCAGTAAATAATCTTCCACATTCTGTGGGCCCGTTAAGGGGTAGATGCTAGCCACAAGTTTTAAAACAGGTCCATATTCAGGGCGATAATCGAACCCTCGACCACTAGTTAAGATAGAATAGACCTTTTCAGATCAGatcaaaattgaacaaatataaaatatattaatatgatAACAATAAAAACCTCTACATCAAAAGCGAATGCAGACAATGTGAAATTAATTGCAATAATGATTACATCTAATGCATGAAATCCTGTTGagattttgttgtttaatttccCACTCAAAACATGAAAAGAGTGTGAATTTGGAAGTGTAACTGCAAATTGAACCTAATAAATCCTAATAAATGAACTTAAgcatattataaatatataaataattaacaataccAAAAAGAGCTCCAATTgaacttaacaaaaattatccATGGATATTAATTtgcctctttttctttttctttcgattTCCTTCAACTACATGGGTCATCGGAATCTTGTTTCTGCCGACGATACATTGATTAAAACCCAATGTCATAATGCGAAAGTCCCCAAAGCCTGCATACAATGCGTAAAATCTGATCCCCATAGCCAATCAGCCGATAAAGTAGGCATTGCTACCATTGTCATAACTTGTATAAGCAACAAAGCCGTGACCTTGGAAAGCAACATGACGGTTCTAGCTTCAAGCGTTCACGACAAGAAGTTGAAATTGGTTCTCCAAGACTGCCAAAAAGAGTTTTCCGACGCGAAAACCAATTTGACTACTGCGATGGACCGGTTGAAGAACAAAGATTACAATCAAACCAATTATTTAGTGAATCATGCGCTCCAGGAAGAGTTTTATTGTAAGAACAATGTGGGGGATTTACAGTATACGCTTCCTACTACTATCTTGAATGACATGACGCTTTATGAAGAACTTTCGGAAGCAGCAATGAGAATAATTGATAGGTTTTTGTGGgtgtaaaaaatgaaataaaataaaaaaaattatatttgttgaataaacttatatataatttgttttatctcttcttcttttttaattatattttttggagTCTATGTTGATATAAGGTCAAGCAAACTTTTCTTTAAATCTTTAAcgattatttaaataaaaattaatatatattttacatgcaTTTACAATTTCaagcaaaatttttaatatttaatgattatttaaacaaaaatatttttaattattatttgatatattaacgAAACTACTTCTaaactttacaaaataaaaaaatagtcaaGGTTAGGGGCGAAACCAGAAATTTTCtagggtcaaaattaaattgtaatttttaaaatggcaaaaatgtaattttactattttaatagtttatatctttatcatttttaaatgattaaaccaatttttttatatgtttaggGAGGTCAGAGTACAACTTtacatttacaaatttttaaaaaaattaatgtctaaatggaaaaattttcattttaggggggtcgGAGCCCCTACCAGCCCATAATTTCATCTTTGGTCCAGGtgacttatttatttaatatttactttttttaatattaatttaagaaatgaaaattaGATAACTTAGTGTatcaaacaatattttataaaccAAATAGTTGTATATTTAAGgataattatgttatttatttttataaaaagttaaataataaaaagtgaaaaataaaaaataaagaaaaatgaagattaTTTGGTGGTTAAAGAAGTGAttaaataaacactaaaaattctATCACATGCATATATACGTGGAAATCATGTATTTAgaatacatattaatatatatacaattgatgaatgtaataaattgtgcataataaaatcaaaatatataaaataaattaaaattaagttgagTTGTAAATTGAAGATTttgaacatgtcaaattaaaatcttattatagTGTCACTAATGTCATGTTAGAACACATAAATTTGGAACCATATATAATTgaaaaccttttcaaaaaaaaaaagaacaaagaggatactttattataataaacttgaattattatttaatttatttaggtccaaaaattattattttagaaaatttttaacttactTAATATAttccttaaaaatatttttaacttttttaaaatatatatatgtgaaaattatttaaaaacattgacGAGGTGCAACAAAACATATAGATACTGGTACGTACCAATATCAAGATAAAAACCGCATGCCCACCAGTCCGATACTAATTACTTCGATCTCgacatatttttttaagttttaagttcAATACAAACAAAGTATAAATAGCAGAAATTCAAACAATTACACATGGTAACAACGAATGATGAGTCTCAAATTTGGATACTCATAAAGGGTGAATTTAAAGAGATAATTAGAGGGCTTGCTTCTCcctccaaaatgaaaaattggtaatttagtccattcataaattataaattataaaatataaattaataaatgataaaattgtattttgactctaaaataaaaataataatcattttaattataataaaattatatatattaataaacgataaaattatattttaatatcttataaaattataattaatttccaatttcttaaaaggattaaattctgaaaaaatctttatttttattaactatgccaaaatttcattagtataatgtatttaaatataattaaagaacattaaaattaGTGCACAAAAGGCAATTAATTGCCATAATTATTGAATCCTATTGAGATTTTACATCTTATATTTCTCTCAATACATGAAAAAACATGTGAATTTGGGAGTGTAACTCCATAATTTTATActggttaaaattttaaattttagatttaactgttaatattattttttattaattagaggttttaaaataaataataatttatttaatagaaatataattaaaaaattattgtcattaatttgaatt
This genomic window contains:
- the LOC105801352 gene encoding pectinesterase inhibitor, yielding MDINLPLFLFLSISFNYMGHRNLVSADDTLIKTQCHNAKVPKACIQCVKSDPHSQSADKVGIATIVITCISNKAVTLESNMTVLASSVHDKKLKLVLQDCQKEFSDAKTNLTTAMDRLKNKDYNQTNYLVNHALQEEFYCKNNVGDLQYTLPTTILNDMTLYEELSEAAMRIIDRFLWV